In the Sphingobacterium sp. PCS056 genome, TTTTTTTGGGTTGCACTGATTCCGTTTAGGGAATATTGGCTACTAATAAGATAAGTGATTGAGTTTGGTTCTTGTTATAGCTGGAGAAACAAGTTCAGAAAAGGCCAATAAGATGATATGTCTTTACTTTTTTAATTTCGATAACACAAGATCAAGATGAAGAATGATTAGTGTAATGGCCGCTAAGATGATGATCGGTATGGCCGAAGTATACAGCGTACAATAGATTTCGCCTTTTAAATCATAAGTACTCCAAGAAGATTCGCGATCCACAAAAATCGTGTAATCCCAGAAAAACCATCCAGCCATTAATAATATCCATTTTGCTGCGACCTTGACGCTATTTTTCTTGATGAGATCCAGCAGTACAAATAGAACAGTCAAAATCAGAGTGGAAAATAAAGAAATGAAAAAAGCATCATGAAAGAAGCTACAGTCCAAACATCCGCTTGATGTGTTGTCTGTCAGTACACCCATGGACCAATATATCTGGATGAAGGTGCATATCCAGATCAGGATGGCAGTTCGTGCTGTGTTTGTCAGTAAGTTGATCATCAGTCCTTATTTAGCAGTCTTTATCAGTTGATGTATTCCTTTTTTTTAACATCTTATGTTGTGTCCGATTTTTTGAACAGGCTAAAATAATGAATAATTAATGAATATCTACTGAGTTGATGACATAAACCCGCAGGATTGCTGAGCAATACTCTGCGGGTGGCAACCGCTAAGTTACAGTTCGTTTTCCTCAAACATCTTGGCGTCGCGGGTGTTTTTTTGAACAGCAATAGCTGAAAACATACTTAAGCAAAATGACATGGCATAAAATCCTTTTTCACTAAGCAATAAATCTGCATTCCATAGACCTACAGTGAGTAGGATCATAGCAGCTATGGTGGCAAACCAACTTAATCCATAATAAAGATCGGTCACTACAATACCTTCTGATCGATCTCTGACACTTTTTTGTACCGAGATGACGGCGAATAATCCAAATAGTAGTATAGTAAAATAGTATCCTTTTTCGTTGAGTTCCATTGTGGCATTCCATAAGCCAATACAAAAGCCGACTGTTCCTGTCAGTAAAGCAAACCAAGATGCACCGATAAATGCAGCTGTGGGTTTAAATGGGTTTTTTACTTTTTCTTCGTGTTTTGTAAGTGGAGCATGCTCCTCAGTTTTGTTTTTTAGCGGTTCCATATTTTTTAGTTTTTAATGTTTTACTGAAAGCAAATGTCCGATCTAAACCATACCTGTACAAATTAAATATAGTAAAATACTGACGATATAATTAATCAATAATGCGTATATTTATCATTAAATTTAATGGATATGGATACACTTTCGGCATTACTGAATTTACTAGGAGATGATGATAAAAAGGTATTTAGGTCATTTTTGCAAAGAAGGAACAAGCGAGATGATGCGCGCAATATTGTCTTGTTTGATTTATTAAATACTGATGATATAAGTGGTGTCGAAAAGCTCTATAAAAAAGCAAAAAATAGAGATTCATATCATGCTTTGCGTAAACGGTTACAAGATAACCTGCTGTTATTTCTTTCGCACAAAACATTTGAGAAAAGCAATAGCCAGTCGTCTGAAGCGATGCGTTTGATTATAGTAAGCCGTTTCCTCTTGGAAAACAATTTGGATAAAACGGCTTTCAAGTCTTTAGCAAAGGCAGAACTGCTCGCTGTAAAATTGGAAGAATATAACCTCTTGAATGATATTTTGCTGCTTAAAATACAATATGCCCACAGCGCATATGCTGAAAATCTGGAACTGTTGACAGATCGTTTACTGATCAATCAGCAACAGATGCAGCGTGAAGCAAAATTAAATCTTGCCTATGCCTTCCTACGTCAAGAACTGCGTGATGTAAATCTGAAAGGTAAAGTTGTTAATCTGAGCACACTGATGGTGACTACCATCCGTAAATATCAAATCGCTGTCAGTGATCTGATGAACTATAAGTCGATCTATCAGATTCTTTTTATTGCCAATGAATATGCCGCTATTTATCAAGATTATCGTTTTATAGAACGTTACATCAAACGGATTCACCATTTCTTAAAGAACCAAACAAAAACCAATGAGCAGCAGCTTTTCTATCATTTGTATGTACTCTATTTTCTAGCTAATTTTCATTTTCGTAATAAAGATTTTGCTCCAAGTAGGGAATATCTTGTTGAGATGAAACTGCATATGGATGCGAATAGCGTGTATGTCACTCCATTTTATCCTAGGCAACAATTGTTGTTTGCGCTCAATCTTTATTTTACAGGGAATAGTGGGGACGCAACCTCCATATTGCAGCAGATCTTACTCGGATCGACCCAAAAGTATAAGCAGGAGGATATAGAGGATATCAGGATTTGTCTGACCATGTTTTTGTCCTTACAACATGATCACAGTTGTCTACGTCAGCTTGCCATGTTTCAACATACGGACCTGTGGTACGAAAAGAAAATGGGCATGCTCTGGACGATTCGAAAAAACCTGATGGAAATCTTGATCCATGCGCAGTTTGAACATCTGGATCTTGCCGTGTCAAGATTGAATAGTTTTAAGCGTAGGTATAATGCATATCTGGCAAGCACTCATGAAGAAAGGGTGTTGCAGTTTGTGAATTTCATTGAAAAATATTTGATTAAGCCTGATGTTGTATTTCATCCGGCATTTCAACAGGATGTTCAACATCTCTTAAAAGCTAATCAGGATATTTTTCACCTTTGTTTTCTCTCTTGGCTGATCGCGACTTGGAAGAAGAAGTCTGCCTATCAAATTGTATTGGAACATCTTGAAAGTAGCTGATGTTTTTTTAGACCCGATCAGGATTTTAAAATATGGGGTCTTGAGCTAGGTCTTATTTTTATAGATAGAATCGTTTAAGCTTCAGACAACTTATTGTGAGGTTGCTTGTTTTATAGTTATGGATGCATCGTATTATTCTGGCACGAGCGGTATTCTTTTACCGTATAAAAATAAAAATTTTTATCCTGAAAGTTTTCAGGGTAAAAGCAGGCTTACGGTATGTAGTCTCCTTTTCAATTCTTTGGAAGTAAACAGTTCATTCTATAAAATACCACGACTGGAAACCGTACAGCGGTGGTCAGAGGAAGTAACTGCTGGTTTTCGCTTTACCTTCAAATTATGGCGTGGCATAACCCACAATAAGGGATTGATTTTTGATCCTCAGGATGTGGATCGATTTCTGAATGTCATCACTGCGGTTGGAGACAAGAAGGGATGCCTCCTAGTACAATTGCCACCCTCAATTTCTTTCCATCATCGCGCACAAGTAGACCTGTTACTGAAAACGATCATGAAAAATGATCAAAGTAATGGTTGGAGGGTGTGTGTGGAATTTAGACATGAGTCGTGGTATCGGGAGGAAACATACCAACTGTTGGAGGACTATGGAATTGCTTCTGTGATACATGATAAACATGGTCGTGGTATACACCTACAGGATACCGTAACGCCATTTGTCTATGTTCGTTTTCATGGTCCTGATGGGAATTATAAAGGTTCTTACGAAGATGCATTTTTGCAAGAATACAGTTATTACATTAAAGATTGGCTTGACGCTAAAAAAGAAGTATATGTCTATTTCAATAATACCATTGGAGCTGCTATTGATAACTTAAATACTTTGTCTGCATATGTTGCGGAACGTGATTGATTGCTTGTTGCGTCACTTTTTATGAACAGATGAAGTGCTGAAATGCGAGTAGCGCAGATGCTAATTTTTTGCGGAGTAAAGAGGAGCAAAACTTATAGCTCTTAATCAGGCTTTCATGCCATAGGTTTTCGAATTGAACTAAAAACATCTCTTAAAAAGCAATCAATTGTAAGAGATGTTTTTAGTTTATCTATTTTAAAAAATCAGCATACCAATGTCCTGATGATTTAATAATGCGCTGCTGCGTTTCAAAGTCAACATAAACCAAACCAAATCGTGGTTCATAACCCTCTGCCCATTCGAAGTTATCGAGAAAAGTCCATGCAAAATAACCGTTTACTTGAACACCTTCTTGTTTCGCTCGATATACTTGTTCAATAATCGCTTGTAAATACTGTACTCTTTTGGGATCATCTACCCTGTTATTTTCTACTTGATCAGGAAAAGCAGCGCCATTTTCTGTGATAATCAAAGGCGGCATATTTTCGTAGGCATGGAATTTTTTAAGGATGTGATACATGGACTCTGGATAGACTTCCCATTTCATGGCTGTCATGGAGACTTTACGATCCTTGGCACTTACAATTTTTGCTTGCAGGTAGGGGACAAATAAGGAATGGCGGATAATCTCTCGAGTATAGTTTTGTACACCAATGAAATCCATGTCAAATTTTAGATCTTGTTCATCGTTTTGTTTGATGTACTTCTCGATTCTTTTTAGAATTTTGATTTCACTAGTCGGATAGCCCTTGCCTAGTAACGGTTCTATAAAGAGTCTATTCAATAGTACGTCTGCTCGTTGTGCAGCACGGATATCTTTTTCCCGCGTGGAGAACGGTTCAACATGTGAGCATGAGAAGGTCGTGCCTACAAAACTGTCTTTTTGTAACGATTTAATGATTCTGGCACCATGTGCCTGTGCTAAAGTGGCATGATGTGCGGCGGCTAAGAAATAATCAATTCCTTTTTTTCCAGGGGCATGTACTCCAAAGAAATATCCTGCTGCGGTAAATACGGCAGGTTCATTGAGCACCATCCAGTTTTTTACCCGATCACCAAATGATCTGACACAGACTGCTACGTAATTGCCAAACCATTCTTTAACATCGCGGTTGAGCCAGCCCCCTTTTTTTTCAAGGGCATGGGGTAGGTCCCAATGGTATAAGGTCACCCAGGGCGTAATACCTAACTCCAA is a window encoding:
- a CDS encoding DUF72 domain-containing protein, with product MDASYYSGTSGILLPYKNKNFYPESFQGKSRLTVCSLLFNSLEVNSSFYKIPRLETVQRWSEEVTAGFRFTFKLWRGITHNKGLIFDPQDVDRFLNVITAVGDKKGCLLVQLPPSISFHHRAQVDLLLKTIMKNDQSNGWRVCVEFRHESWYREETYQLLEDYGIASVIHDKHGRGIHLQDTVTPFVYVRFHGPDGNYKGSYEDAFLQEYSYYIKDWLDAKKEVYVYFNNTIGAAIDNLNTLSAYVAERD
- the yiaA gene encoding inner membrane protein YiaA: MEPLKNKTEEHAPLTKHEEKVKNPFKPTAAFIGASWFALLTGTVGFCIGLWNATMELNEKGYYFTILLFGLFAVISVQKSVRDRSEGIVVTDLYYGLSWFATIAAMILLTVGLWNADLLLSEKGFYAMSFCLSMFSAIAVQKNTRDAKMFEENEL
- a CDS encoding GH1 family beta-glucosidase, translated to MPLTKKSFGEDFIWGVSTAAYQIEGAHNLDGKGLSIWDVFVQKRNKIFKNHSGDIACDFYNQYTQDLYLMYSLNIRNYRFSISWSRIVPEGTGTINPLGIDFYNRLIDLSLELGITPWVTLYHWDLPHALEKKGGWLNRDVKEWFGNYVAVCVRSFGDRVKNWMVLNEPAVFTAAGYFFGVHAPGKKGIDYFLAAAHHATLAQAHGARIIKSLQKDSFVGTTFSCSHVEPFSTREKDIRAAQRADVLLNRLFIEPLLGKGYPTSEIKILKRIEKYIKQNDEQDLKFDMDFIGVQNYTREIIRHSLFVPYLQAKIVSAKDRKVSMTAMKWEVYPESMYHILKKFHAYENMPPLIITENGAAFPDQVENNRVDDPKRVQYLQAIIEQVYRAKQEGVQVNGYFAWTFLDNFEWAEGYEPRFGLVYVDFETQQRIIKSSGHWYADFLK